A genomic stretch from Streptomyces sp. QL37 includes:
- a CDS encoding class I SAM-dependent methyltransferase codes for MRRRSTPVPRDAVHHPVFARFYARMSVAADLKGGLADRRDELLAGLSGRVIEIGAGNGLNFAHYPGAVSEVVAIEPERSLRQLAAGAALRAEVPVDVVPGTAEALPVKSEAFDAAVASLVLCTVRDLPRALAELKRVLRPGGELRFFEHTLAPGGALATVQRAADRTLWPLLFGGCHTARDTVAAIEEAGFELGMCRRFRIPDKGVQLPSSPCVLGVARRSAVVDRPAEAG; via the coding sequence ATGCGTCGGCGCAGCACACCTGTCCCCCGGGACGCGGTGCACCACCCGGTCTTCGCACGCTTCTACGCCCGGATGAGCGTGGCGGCCGACCTCAAAGGGGGTCTGGCGGACCGTCGCGACGAGCTCCTCGCTGGTCTTTCCGGCCGTGTCATCGAGATCGGCGCGGGCAACGGTCTCAACTTCGCGCACTACCCGGGGGCCGTGTCCGAAGTCGTCGCGATCGAGCCCGAGCGCAGCCTGCGGCAGTTGGCGGCCGGTGCGGCGCTGCGCGCGGAGGTGCCGGTCGATGTCGTGCCCGGCACGGCCGAGGCGCTGCCGGTCAAGAGCGAGGCGTTCGACGCGGCGGTGGCCTCACTGGTCCTGTGCACCGTGCGGGACCTGCCCCGGGCGCTGGCGGAGCTCAAACGGGTGCTGAGGCCGGGCGGTGAGCTGCGCTTCTTCGAGCACACGCTGGCCCCGGGCGGGGCGCTGGCGACCGTGCAGCGGGCGGCGGACCGCACCCTGTGGCCGTTGCTCTTCGGGGGCTGTCACACGGCACGGGACACGGTGGCGGCCATCGAGGAGGCAGGCTTCGAGCTGGGGATGTGCCGCAGGTTCCGCATCCCGGACAAGGGCGTACAACTGCCGAGCTCGCCGTGTGTGCTCGGCGTGGCCCGCCGGTCGGCCGTGGTGGACCGCCCGGCGGAGGCGGGCTGA
- a CDS encoding SAM-dependent methyltransferase: protein MSGVPEIQDPVDGTDTGTPHSARVWNYWLGGKDNYEVDRRLGATMEELYPQIIDIARASRRFQARAVRHLAEEAGIRQFLDLGTGLPTANATHEVAQAVAPAARVVYVDHDPIVLAHARALLTSSPEGATNYVHADLRDTGAVLREAARTLDLQQPVALMVLSTLGHIADPGEAAALLRGYLDAVPTGSFLMLCDTIETEETRAASDEYASGGAMPYISRPKEVVRSFADGLDLVEPGFGSISLWRPEEPPAGEPVDQWGFVAAKP from the coding sequence ATGAGCGGCGTACCGGAGATCCAGGACCCGGTGGACGGGACCGACACCGGCACGCCTCACTCCGCACGGGTCTGGAACTACTGGCTGGGTGGCAAGGACAACTACGAGGTGGACCGTCGGCTCGGCGCGACGATGGAAGAGCTGTATCCGCAGATCATCGACATCGCCCGGGCTTCCCGCCGCTTCCAGGCCCGGGCGGTGCGCCATCTGGCCGAGGAGGCGGGGATCCGGCAGTTCCTCGATCTCGGCACCGGCCTGCCGACCGCGAACGCGACGCACGAGGTCGCGCAGGCTGTCGCCCCGGCGGCGCGCGTGGTGTACGTGGACCACGACCCGATCGTGCTGGCCCACGCGCGCGCACTGCTGACAAGCAGCCCCGAGGGCGCCACGAACTACGTGCACGCGGATCTCAGGGACACGGGCGCGGTGCTTCGGGAGGCCGCCCGGACCCTCGACCTTCAGCAGCCGGTGGCGCTGATGGTGCTCTCCACCTTGGGACACATCGCCGACCCGGGTGAGGCTGCCGCCCTTCTGCGCGGCTACCTCGACGCGGTCCCCACCGGAAGCTTCCTGATGCTGTGCGACACCATCGAGACGGAGGAGACCCGGGCGGCTTCCGACGAGTACGCCAGCGGTGGTGCCATGCCGTACATCTCGCGCCCCAAGGAGGTAGTGCGTTCCTTCGCGGACGGGCTCGATCTCGTCGAACCCGGATTCGGGTCGATCAGCCTGTGGCGCCCCGAGGAGCCTCCGGCGGGTGAGCCCGTGGACCAGTGGGGCTTCGTGGCCGCGAAGCCCTGA
- a CDS encoding hemolysin family protein: MTEVLLLLVALLLSLACGAFVAAEFSLTTVERGDLERSVERGDRGAAGALKAVRSLTYQLSGAQLGITVTNLIVGMLSEPSISKLIRGPVEATGLSPGVSSSLALVIGTALSTVVLMVVGELVPKNWAISSPLAVARTVAAPQRAFTAVFRPFISHLNNTANRIVRRFGLEPAEELASARSPQELVALARHSAKEGALEADTAELFVRTLNLSELTAENVMTPRVQVTALEVQATAEDVANATRATGLSRFPVYRGSLDTVVGVAHIKDVLAIPADQRPRKRVSDMLREPLLVPETLTVDRLLDRLSGKLAMAVVIDEYGGTAGVVTLEDIVEEVVGEVRDEHDPHETPDLAAAGEDADGRTLWSADGAARTDQLRTIGLRVPDGPYETLAGLIATEVGRIPVVGDTVELTGWRIDVVDASGHRAARALLHAPLPGSDEPAEDER, from the coding sequence ATGACCGAAGTGCTCCTGCTCCTCGTGGCGCTGCTGCTCTCCCTCGCCTGTGGAGCGTTCGTGGCGGCGGAGTTCTCCCTGACCACCGTGGAGCGCGGCGATCTCGAACGGTCCGTCGAGCGAGGGGACCGAGGTGCGGCGGGAGCACTCAAGGCCGTACGCAGCCTCACCTACCAGCTCTCCGGCGCACAGCTCGGCATCACCGTCACCAACCTGATCGTCGGCATGCTCTCCGAGCCGTCCATCTCGAAGCTGATCCGAGGGCCGGTGGAAGCGACCGGACTGTCACCCGGTGTGTCCTCCTCGCTGGCACTCGTGATCGGTACGGCGCTGTCCACCGTGGTCCTGATGGTGGTCGGCGAGCTCGTCCCGAAGAACTGGGCGATCTCCTCCCCCCTGGCGGTCGCCCGGACGGTCGCAGCGCCGCAGCGTGCGTTCACCGCGGTCTTCCGGCCCTTCATCAGCCACCTCAACAACACCGCCAACCGGATCGTGCGGCGTTTCGGCCTCGAACCGGCCGAGGAACTGGCATCGGCTCGCAGCCCCCAGGAGCTGGTGGCCCTGGCGCGCCACTCCGCGAAGGAGGGCGCGCTCGAGGCGGACACCGCCGAACTCTTCGTACGCACCCTCAACCTGTCCGAACTGACCGCGGAGAACGTGATGACCCCCCGCGTCCAGGTCACCGCCCTCGAGGTCCAGGCGACCGCCGAGGACGTCGCGAACGCCACCCGGGCGACCGGCCTGTCCCGGTTCCCCGTCTACCGGGGCAGCCTGGACACCGTCGTCGGCGTCGCCCACATCAAGGACGTACTGGCCATTCCCGCGGACCAGCGGCCCCGCAAACGGGTGTCGGACATGCTGCGTGAACCACTGCTCGTGCCGGAGACGCTCACCGTGGACCGCCTGCTGGACCGGCTCTCCGGAAAGCTGGCCATGGCCGTCGTCATCGACGAGTACGGCGGCACGGCGGGAGTCGTGACGCTGGAGGACATCGTGGAGGAAGTGGTCGGCGAGGTGCGGGACGAGCACGACCCGCACGAGACCCCCGACCTGGCGGCCGCGGGCGAGGACGCGGACGGACGCACCCTGTGGTCCGCGGACGGAGCCGCCCGCACGGACCAGCTCCGCACCATCGGGCTGCGGGTACCGGACGGGCCGTACGAGACACTGGCCGGTCTGATCGCCACGGAGGTCGGCCGCATCCCGGTGGTCGGCGACACCGTCGAGCTCACCGGGTGGCGCATCGACGTGGTGGACGCTTCGGGGCATCGCGCCGCACGTGCGCTGCTGCACGCCCCGCTGCCCGGCAGCGACGAGCCGGCGGAGGACGAACGATGA
- a CDS encoding SGNH/GDSL hydrolase family protein has product MELNASYTSFVAVGDSFTEGMSDLLPDGSYRGWADVLAARLAVRAPGFRYANLAVRGKLIGQIVDEQVAVAAALQPDVITLVGGLNDTLRPKCDMGMVRGRLEEAVERLAPACKTLVLMRSPGRNGPVMERFRPRMEELFSLVGDLAERHGAVVTDLYGAASLGDPRMWDVDRLHLTAEGHRRVAEAVWQTLGLPAESDWQTPMPVSAPARWAQRRIDDVRFARHHLMPWIGRRLTGRSSGDGRAGAQFDSELGKAYWITPADTASPGPVTGWRRLDG; this is encoded by the coding sequence ATGGAATTGAATGCCTCCTACACCAGTTTTGTCGCGGTCGGTGACTCGTTCACCGAGGGCATGTCGGATCTGCTGCCCGACGGTTCCTACCGCGGCTGGGCCGACGTCCTCGCCGCTCGTCTCGCTGTACGCGCACCCGGATTCCGGTATGCCAACCTCGCCGTACGGGGAAAGCTCATCGGGCAGATCGTGGACGAGCAGGTCGCTGTCGCCGCCGCGCTGCAGCCGGATGTGATCACGCTCGTCGGCGGGCTCAACGACACCCTGCGGCCGAAGTGCGACATGGGCATGGTCCGGGGCAGGCTGGAGGAGGCGGTCGAGCGACTCGCGCCGGCGTGCAAGACCCTGGTGCTGATGCGCAGCCCGGGCCGGAACGGTCCGGTGATGGAACGTTTCCGTCCGCGTATGGAGGAGCTGTTCTCCCTGGTCGGCGACTTGGCCGAGCGCCATGGCGCGGTGGTGACCGACCTGTACGGCGCGGCGTCGCTGGGAGATCCGCGGATGTGGGACGTGGACAGGCTCCACCTCACGGCCGAAGGGCACCGCAGGGTCGCGGAGGCGGTCTGGCAGACGCTGGGGCTGCCGGCGGAGAGCGACTGGCAGACCCCGATGCCGGTGTCCGCCCCCGCCCGGTGGGCGCAGCGGCGGATCGACGACGTACGGTTCGCCCGCCACCATCTGATGCCCTGGATCGGGCGGCGCCTCACGGGGCGCTCGTCCGGCGACGGCCGGGCAGGCGCGCAGTTCGACTCGGAGCTGGGGAAGGCCTACTGGATCACTCCCGCGGACACGGCGAGCCCGGGACCGGTGACCGGCTGGCGTCGGCTGGACGGCTGA
- the purB gene encoding adenylosuccinate lyase: MTAVSAKPRIPNVLAGRYASTELAVLWSPEQKVKLERQLWLAVLRAQKDLGIEVPDAAPADYERVIDQVDLASIAEREKVTRHDVKARIEEFNALAGHEQVHKGMTSRDLTENVEQLQIRLSLELMRDRTVAVLARLGKLAAEYSELVIAGRSHNVAAQATTLGKRFATAADELLVAYGRLEDLLGRYPLRGIKGPVGTAQDMLDLLGGDASKLADLEQRVAGHLGFAHAFTSVGQVYPRSLDYDVVTALVQLAAAPSSVAKTIRLMAGHELVTEGFKPGQVGSSAMPHKMNTRSCERVNGLMVILRGYASMTGELAGDQWNEGDVSCSVVRRVALPDAFFAFDGLLETFLTVLDEFGAFPAVVARELDRYLPFLATTKVLMGSVRAGVGREVAHEAIKEHAVASALAMREQGAERNELLDKLAADERIPLDRGELDALMADKLSFTGAAGDQVAVLVSRIEEIAKQHPEAAAYAPGSIL, encoded by the coding sequence GTGACTGCTGTGTCTGCGAAGCCTCGCATCCCCAATGTCCTGGCCGGCCGCTATGCCTCTACGGAGCTGGCCGTCCTCTGGTCCCCCGAGCAGAAGGTGAAGCTGGAACGTCAGCTGTGGCTGGCGGTGCTGCGCGCTCAGAAGGACCTCGGGATCGAGGTACCCGACGCGGCGCCGGCCGACTACGAGCGGGTGATCGACCAGGTCGACCTCGCCTCGATCGCCGAGCGCGAGAAGGTCACCCGGCACGACGTGAAGGCGCGGATCGAGGAGTTCAACGCTCTCGCCGGCCATGAGCAGGTCCACAAGGGCATGACCTCCCGGGACCTCACCGAGAACGTCGAGCAGCTGCAGATCCGGCTCTCGCTGGAGCTGATGCGCGACCGCACGGTGGCGGTTCTGGCGCGGCTGGGCAAGCTGGCGGCGGAGTACAGCGAGCTGGTCATCGCGGGGCGCTCGCACAACGTCGCCGCGCAGGCGACCACGCTCGGCAAGCGCTTCGCCACCGCCGCGGACGAGCTGCTGGTGGCCTACGGGCGTCTGGAAGATCTGCTGGGCCGGTACCCGCTGCGCGGCATCAAGGGCCCCGTCGGCACGGCGCAGGACATGCTGGACCTGCTCGGCGGAGACGCGAGCAAGCTCGCGGACCTGGAGCAGCGCGTCGCCGGCCACCTCGGCTTCGCGCACGCCTTCACCTCTGTGGGCCAGGTCTACCCCCGTTCCCTCGACTACGACGTGGTCACCGCGCTGGTGCAGCTGGCCGCCGCGCCGTCGTCGGTCGCCAAGACCATCCGGCTGATGGCCGGACACGAGCTGGTGACGGAGGGCTTCAAGCCGGGCCAGGTCGGCTCGTCGGCGATGCCGCACAAGATGAACACGCGCTCCTGCGAGCGGGTCAACGGGCTGATGGTGATCCTGCGCGGTTACGCGTCGATGACGGGCGAGCTGGCGGGCGACCAGTGGAACGAGGGCGACGTGTCCTGTTCCGTGGTCCGCCGGGTCGCGCTGCCGGACGCCTTCTTCGCGTTCGACGGTCTGCTGGAGACCTTCCTCACCGTGCTCGACGAGTTCGGCGCGTTCCCCGCTGTCGTCGCACGTGAGCTGGACCGCTACCTGCCCTTCCTCGCCACGACCAAGGTCCTGATGGGCTCGGTGCGGGCAGGGGTCGGCCGCGAGGTCGCGCACGAGGCCATCAAGGAGCACGCGGTCGCCTCGGCGCTCGCCATGCGGGAGCAGGGAGCGGAGCGCAACGAGCTGCTGGACAAGCTGGCCGCCGACGAGCGCATCCCGCTCGACCGCGGTGAGCTCGATGCCCTCATGGCGGACAAGCTCTCGTTCACCGGCGCGGCGGGCGATCAGGTCGCCGTTCTGGTGTCCAGGATCGAGGAGATCGCCAAGCAGCACCCGGAGGCCGCGGCGTACGCCCCCGGCTCCATTCTCTGA
- a CDS encoding fic family toxin-antitoxin system, toxin component, translating into MNLQIDLSWLLMVAEHKTPGDPQVVDWGALVAAVSRHEAEIFGSPVYSDPHSRAAALLQLLLHVPALEHSNAMFASAVAYGYLVASGLKVITSPEQVRDLARLVKEGKADIRTIAEELRRWSL; encoded by the coding sequence TTGAACCTGCAGATCGACCTTTCCTGGCTGCTCATGGTCGCCGAGCACAAGACGCCCGGTGATCCGCAGGTCGTCGACTGGGGTGCGCTCGTCGCCGCCGTCAGCCGGCACGAGGCGGAGATCTTCGGCAGCCCCGTCTACAGCGACCCGCACTCCCGGGCGGCCGCCCTGCTCCAGCTGCTCCTGCACGTGCCCGCGCTCGAGCACTCCAACGCCATGTTCGCCTCCGCCGTCGCCTACGGCTATCTCGTCGCCTCGGGGCTGAAGGTCATCACCTCTCCTGAGCAGGTGCGCGACCTCGCGCGGCTGGTGAAGGAGGGCAAGGCGGACATCCGGACCATCGCCGAAGAGCTCCGCCGGTGGAGCCTGTGA
- a CDS encoding GNAT family N-acetyltransferase, which translates to MTDLDIRRATLSDIDSVLRFWREAAEGTSITDDHDGVARLITRDPEALLLAERDGRIAGTVIAGFDGWRCSAYRLAVHPTCRRQGVATALLEAAEQRFLALGGRRVDAMVLESNERAHHAWGAAGYHREDHWRRWIKSL; encoded by the coding sequence ATGACCGATCTCGACATCCGTCGCGCCACCCTGTCAGACATCGACTCCGTGCTGCGGTTCTGGCGCGAGGCCGCGGAGGGCACCAGCATCACCGACGACCACGACGGGGTCGCCCGCCTGATCACGCGGGACCCCGAGGCCCTGCTCCTCGCGGAACGCGACGGCCGGATCGCCGGCACCGTCATAGCCGGCTTCGACGGGTGGCGATGCTCCGCGTACCGGCTCGCCGTGCACCCCACCTGCCGTCGGCAGGGCGTCGCGACCGCGCTGCTGGAAGCCGCGGAACAACGGTTCCTCGCCCTCGGCGGCCGCCGGGTGGACGCCATGGTCCTGGAATCCAACGAGCGGGCGCATCACGCGTGGGGCGCGGCTGGCTACCATCGCGAGGACCACTGGCGGCGCTGGATCAAGTCCCTGTGA
- a CDS encoding hemolysin family protein, giving the protein MIAVQLFIGLLTLVVNAFFVGAEFALISVRRSQIEPEAEAGNRRARSVIWGLEHVSALLAAAQLGITLCTLVLGIVAEPAIAHLLEPVFDGVGVPHGLVHPISFVIALTVATYLHMLLGEMVPKNIALAEPARTALLLGPPLVTLARALKPVIFAINAFANTLLKLLRVETKDEVSATFSDDELARLVKDAEDSGLVDDRSADRLRHALELGRRPVQDVLLPVDRVLYTRVGTTPEELERLSHESGFSRFPVMDSEQRIIGYLHVKDALDAMPRDVPFPVTALRPIARVRAATPLDDVLTALRRSRTHLAAVLDEDGRLAGMITMEDVLRELVGRPQPR; this is encoded by the coding sequence ATGATCGCCGTCCAGCTCTTCATCGGCCTGCTGACCCTGGTCGTCAACGCCTTCTTCGTCGGCGCGGAGTTCGCGCTGATCTCCGTACGCCGCAGTCAGATCGAGCCCGAGGCCGAAGCCGGTAACCGGCGGGCCCGCAGTGTCATCTGGGGGCTCGAGCACGTGTCGGCGCTCCTGGCGGCGGCACAGCTGGGCATCACGCTCTGCACCCTGGTGCTGGGCATCGTCGCCGAGCCCGCCATCGCCCATCTGCTGGAGCCGGTCTTCGACGGGGTGGGGGTGCCGCACGGGCTGGTGCATCCGATCTCGTTCGTCATCGCCCTGACCGTGGCGACGTATCTGCACATGCTGCTCGGCGAGATGGTGCCGAAGAACATCGCGCTGGCCGAGCCGGCCCGAACGGCGCTGCTGCTCGGACCGCCGCTGGTCACGCTCGCGAGGGCGCTGAAGCCGGTGATCTTCGCGATCAACGCCTTCGCGAACACGCTGCTCAAGCTGTTGCGGGTGGAGACCAAGGACGAGGTCTCCGCGACCTTCTCGGACGACGAACTGGCGCGCCTCGTCAAGGACGCCGAGGACTCCGGGCTCGTCGACGACCGCTCGGCGGACCGTCTGCGCCACGCGCTGGAACTGGGCCGCCGCCCGGTCCAGGACGTGCTCCTCCCGGTCGACCGGGTGCTCTACACCAGGGTCGGCACGACCCCGGAGGAGCTGGAGCGCCTCTCGCACGAGTCCGGGTTCTCGCGCTTCCCGGTGATGGACAGCGAGCAGCGCATCATCGGGTACCTCCATGTGAAGGACGCCCTGGACGCCATGCCGCGCGATGTGCCCTTCCCGGTGACGGCCCTGCGGCCGATCGCCCGGGTGCGTGCGGCGACGCCTCTGGACGACGTGCTGACAGCGCTGCGGCGGAGTCGCACGCATCTGGCGGCCGTACTCGACGAGGACGGGCGGCTGGCCGGCATGATCACGATGGAGGACGTGCTGCGTGAGCTGGTGGGCAGGCCGCAGCCCCGCTGA
- the mug gene encoding G/U mismatch-specific DNA glycosylase: MTPDELQAARDRVVPDVVAGGLRVLFCGINPSLMTAATGHHFAHPGNRFWPVLHLSGFTSRQLKPSEQDQLLDYGLGITNVVARATARADELEPEEFRAGGEALSAKVEALAPLWLAVVGVTAYRSAFGDRRARIGPQERTIGGARVWALPNPSGLNAHWTVSTMAEEYARLLAAVDRDASGSATPVPTPS, translated from the coding sequence ATGACACCCGATGAGCTACAGGCCGCCCGCGACCGCGTCGTACCCGACGTGGTCGCGGGCGGCCTGCGTGTGCTGTTCTGCGGAATCAATCCGAGCCTGATGACCGCCGCTACGGGGCACCATTTCGCTCATCCCGGCAATCGGTTCTGGCCGGTGCTGCACCTGTCGGGCTTCACATCGAGGCAGCTGAAACCCTCGGAGCAGGATCAGCTTCTGGACTACGGCCTGGGCATCACCAATGTGGTGGCGAGAGCAACGGCACGGGCGGACGAGCTGGAGCCGGAAGAATTCCGCGCGGGCGGAGAAGCGCTGTCGGCCAAGGTGGAAGCTCTGGCCCCGCTGTGGCTGGCCGTGGTGGGGGTGACCGCCTATCGCTCGGCCTTCGGCGACCGCCGTGCGCGGATCGGCCCTCAGGAGCGGACCATCGGCGGTGCGCGTGTCTGGGCGCTGCCCAACCCGAGTGGCCTGAACGCACACTGGACCGTGAGCACCATGGCGGAGGAGTACGCCCGACTGCTGGCCGCGGTCGACCGGGACGCCTCCGGCTCGGCCACTCCGGTCCCGACTCCGTCATGA
- the bioD gene encoding dethiobiotin synthase produces the protein MTILVVTGTGTEIGKTIVTAAVAAAHRDRRVAVLKPAQTGLAPGEPGDAAEVARLAGAHVTAVELARFPEPLAPETAARRAGLTPVRPHEIAEAAQKLATEHDLVLVEGAGGLLVRYDEQGATLADAARLMAAPVLVVAQAGLGTLNATALTTEALRARGLLCSGVVVGSMPADPDLASRCNIDDLPVAAGAPLLGAVPAGAGALEPADFRARAAGWLAPELGGRRMSG, from the coding sequence ATGACGATCCTCGTGGTGACCGGTACGGGCACCGAGATCGGCAAGACGATCGTGACGGCTGCGGTGGCGGCCGCCCACCGGGACCGCCGGGTCGCGGTCCTCAAGCCCGCACAGACGGGTCTCGCACCGGGCGAGCCGGGGGACGCCGCCGAGGTGGCACGGCTGGCCGGCGCCCACGTGACGGCGGTCGAACTGGCCCGTTTCCCCGAGCCGTTGGCACCGGAGACTGCCGCACGCCGGGCAGGCCTCACCCCCGTACGCCCGCACGAGATCGCCGAGGCGGCCCAGAAGCTGGCGACGGAGCACGATCTGGTGCTGGTCGAGGGAGCGGGCGGGCTTCTCGTCCGCTACGACGAGCAGGGAGCCACGCTCGCGGACGCGGCGCGGCTGATGGCGGCGCCCGTGCTGGTGGTGGCCCAGGCGGGTCTGGGCACCCTCAACGCCACCGCCCTGACGACGGAGGCGCTGCGGGCGCGAGGACTCCTGTGTTCCGGAGTGGTGGTGGGGAGCATGCCGGCCGATCCGGACCTGGCCTCGCGGTGCAACATCGACGACCTCCCGGTCGCCGCGGGCGCCCCGCTGCTCGGTGCGGTACCGGCCGGTGCCGGGGCCCTGGAACCGGCCGACTTCCGGGCACGGGCGGCGGGTTGGCTGGCACCGGAACTCGGCGGGCGCCGTATGAGCGGCTGA